One genomic segment of Microbacterium sp. ProA8 includes these proteins:
- a CDS encoding ABC transporter substrate-binding protein, with translation MTTRAITSAARSAARRGALTAGAFLAVGSLAVLTGCSGGGAEPAATADPDEKVTLNFAWWGDASRAERYEAAIDLFEEQNPNITIQTSFASFGDYWTARNTEAASRTLPDVFQMDLAYLAEYGGFGHVLPLDEYLGETIATDGIETSLVEAGAVDDQIFGLASSSSTLATLFNGPLLEELGVEVPEGQLTWDEYDDLLAEVSAAGASGDPVVYGSLDYTQYFWLFQIWLGQQGLSFIEDGELGFDQEDLADWWSRSATIHESSGAMPAERQAQFEGVDALGAAEIASDISWANFLPRFSEGPAAPELSLAMPPYDDEDNTGMFLKPGLMLSIGTNSEHPAQAAAFIDFLVNDPEVGAIFGMSRGVPASATAAEGIEASGLDEQILAYQDSVADKLDGQAPPAVQGLGTLEQTFVAISQDVAYGAATPAEAAERWFGEAENALK, from the coding sequence ATGACAACCCGAGCAATCACCAGTGCCGCCAGGTCTGCGGCGCGGCGAGGCGCACTCACCGCGGGGGCTTTCCTCGCGGTCGGCAGCCTCGCTGTCCTCACCGGCTGTTCCGGCGGAGGCGCCGAGCCCGCAGCTACGGCGGACCCGGACGAGAAGGTCACCCTCAACTTCGCATGGTGGGGCGATGCCAGCCGCGCGGAGCGGTACGAGGCGGCGATCGACCTCTTCGAGGAGCAGAACCCGAACATCACCATCCAGACCAGCTTCGCGAGCTTCGGCGACTACTGGACGGCGCGCAACACCGAGGCTGCGAGCCGAACCCTTCCCGACGTGTTCCAGATGGACCTCGCCTACCTCGCCGAGTACGGCGGGTTCGGCCATGTGCTGCCCCTCGACGAGTACCTCGGCGAGACCATCGCGACAGACGGCATCGAGACGTCGCTCGTCGAGGCGGGCGCCGTCGACGACCAGATCTTCGGCCTCGCATCGTCGAGCAGCACGCTCGCGACGCTCTTCAACGGCCCGCTGCTGGAGGAGTTGGGCGTCGAGGTGCCCGAGGGACAGCTGACGTGGGACGAGTACGACGACCTTCTGGCGGAGGTGTCCGCCGCCGGGGCCTCCGGCGACCCGGTGGTGTACGGATCGCTGGACTACACCCAGTACTTCTGGCTGTTCCAGATCTGGCTCGGGCAGCAGGGGCTGTCGTTCATCGAAGACGGTGAGCTCGGCTTCGACCAGGAGGATCTGGCCGACTGGTGGTCGCGCAGCGCCACGATCCACGAGTCGAGCGGCGCGATGCCGGCCGAGCGGCAGGCCCAGTTCGAGGGCGTCGACGCGCTCGGCGCCGCCGAGATCGCGAGCGACATCAGCTGGGCGAACTTCCTCCCCCGCTTCAGCGAAGGCCCGGCGGCGCCCGAGCTCTCGCTCGCGATGCCGCCGTACGACGACGAAGACAACACGGGCATGTTCCTCAAGCCCGGGCTCATGCTGTCGATCGGCACCAACAGCGAGCACCCCGCACAGGCGGCCGCGTTCATCGACTTCCTGGTGAATGATCCGGAGGTCGGCGCGATCTTCGGGATGTCGCGGGGCGTGCCGGCCTCCGCGACCGCAGCCGAGGGCATCGAGGCCAGCGGGCTGGACGAGCAGATCCTCGCGTACCAGGACTCGGTGGCCGACAAGCTCGACGGGCAGGCGCCGCCCGCCGTCCAGGGGCTGGGCACGCTCGAGCAGACGTTCGTGGCGATCAGCCAGGACGTCGCGTATGGGGCGGCCACGCCCGCCGAGGCCGCCGAGCGCTGGTTCGGCGAGGCCGAGAACGCACTGAAGTGA
- a CDS encoding sugar ABC transporter permease, which translates to MTVDTLAPPAPPEQVTPPPTPRRHRRRWEDIRAGYVFLAPWLIGFLVLTAGPMVASLYLAFTDYNLFSPPQWVGFDNFVRLWSDPDYLQAWKVTAVYVLVGTPLKLAAALGVALILNAAFRGSGFYRSAFYLPSLVGASVSIAVVWKAMFIDDGPVDSIQQFFGFPAGGWVGDPDKTMPMLILLAVWQFGAPMVIFLAGLKQVPHELYEAASVDGAGPIRKFRAITIPMLSPVIFFNLLLETINAFQVFASAFIISGGTGGPARSTLFYTLYLYFRGFRDFQMGYASAMAWILVLVIAFITVIFFRSSKLWVHYAGDEGR; encoded by the coding sequence ATGACCGTCGACACACTCGCTCCACCGGCACCGCCGGAACAGGTGACACCCCCTCCGACGCCACGCCGGCACCGACGGCGGTGGGAGGACATCCGCGCAGGGTACGTCTTCCTGGCGCCGTGGCTCATCGGCTTCCTCGTCCTGACGGCAGGGCCGATGGTGGCGTCGCTGTACCTCGCCTTCACCGACTACAACCTGTTCAGCCCGCCCCAGTGGGTCGGGTTCGACAACTTCGTGCGGCTGTGGAGCGATCCCGACTACCTGCAGGCCTGGAAGGTCACGGCTGTCTACGTGCTCGTCGGCACGCCGCTGAAGCTCGCGGCGGCGCTCGGGGTCGCCCTCATCCTCAACGCGGCGTTCCGGGGCAGCGGGTTCTACCGGTCCGCGTTCTACCTGCCCTCGCTGGTCGGGGCATCCGTGTCGATCGCCGTCGTCTGGAAGGCCATGTTCATCGACGACGGCCCGGTCGACAGCATCCAGCAGTTCTTCGGCTTCCCGGCCGGCGGCTGGGTGGGCGATCCGGACAAGACCATGCCGATGCTCATCCTGCTGGCCGTATGGCAGTTCGGCGCTCCCATGGTGATCTTCCTCGCCGGTCTCAAGCAGGTGCCCCACGAGCTGTACGAGGCGGCGTCCGTCGACGGCGCCGGACCGATCCGGAAGTTCCGGGCGATCACGATCCCGATGCTCTCGCCCGTCATCTTCTTCAACCTGCTGCTCGAGACGATCAACGCCTTCCAGGTGTTCGCCTCCGCCTTCATCATCTCGGGCGGAACAGGCGGGCCCGCGCGCTCGACGCTCTTCTACACCCTGTACCTCTACTTCCGCGGATTCCGCGACTTCCAGATGGGATACGCATCGGCCATGGCCTGGATCCTGGTGCTCGTGATCGCCTTCATCACGGTGATCTTCTTCCGCAGCTCCAAACTCTGGGTCCACTACGCAGGAGATGAAGGACGATGA
- a CDS encoding carbohydrate ABC transporter permease, with product MSATQLLVTADRGRPRSRDRRRWTLKELVFHVIVLAILAVILYPVAWMLLSTLKPSSQIVGNAQLLPRELTTANYETALSGIGGVSFWTFFQNSTILAVLSVIGVVLSSALAAYAFARIDFPGRAAYFGLMIGTLLLPFHVVIIPQYIMFNAFGMVNTFTPLLLGKFLATEAFFVFLMVQFMRGLPRELDEAARIDGAGHYRTFWSIMLPLLKPALVTSAIFTFIWTWNDFFGPLLYLKDPDLYTLPIALRLFVDQSSSADYGGQMAMAVLALIPVFLFFLIFQRYLVDGVATQGLKG from the coding sequence ATGAGCGCGACGCAGCTGCTCGTGACCGCCGATCGCGGCCGACCCCGCTCCCGTGACCGGCGCCGGTGGACGCTCAAGGAGCTGGTGTTCCACGTCATCGTGCTGGCGATCCTCGCGGTCATCCTGTACCCCGTGGCGTGGATGCTGCTGTCGACCCTCAAGCCGTCGTCGCAGATCGTCGGCAACGCCCAGCTCCTGCCGCGCGAGCTCACGACGGCGAACTACGAAACGGCGCTCAGCGGGATCGGCGGCGTCTCGTTCTGGACGTTCTTCCAGAACTCGACGATCCTCGCCGTGCTGTCGGTGATCGGGGTCGTCCTGTCGTCCGCGCTCGCCGCGTACGCCTTCGCGCGGATCGACTTCCCGGGCCGCGCCGCGTACTTCGGCCTGATGATCGGGACGCTGCTCCTGCCGTTCCACGTCGTGATCATCCCGCAGTACATCATGTTCAACGCGTTCGGCATGGTGAACACGTTCACGCCGCTCCTGCTCGGCAAGTTCCTGGCAACGGAGGCGTTCTTCGTCTTCCTCATGGTGCAGTTCATGAGGGGCCTCCCGCGCGAGCTCGACGAAGCCGCCCGCATCGACGGCGCGGGCCACTACCGCACGTTCTGGTCGATCATGCTGCCACTGCTGAAGCCCGCGCTGGTGACGAGCGCGATCTTCACATTCATCTGGACGTGGAACGACTTCTTCGGTCCGTTGCTGTACCTGAAGGATCCGGACCTCTACACGCTTCCGATCGCGCTGCGGCTGTTCGTCGATCAGAGCTCGTCGGCTGACTACGGCGGGCAGATGGCGATGGCGGTGCTGGCCCTGATCCCGGTCTTCCTCTTCTTCCTCATCTTCCAGCGGTATCTCGTCGACGGCGTCGCCACACAGGGGCTGAAGGGCTGA
- a CDS encoding LacI family DNA-binding transcriptional regulator has protein sequence MTLEDVARAAGVSQSTASRVLNGSARRVLPENESRVRAAAARLGYVVDLRAQATAGRLSNAAMVVVDSLRDPVAMQIAAGLYAQADIEGYAVSVTASRLDGARGADLVRMLRGQRPRVIFVVAPRGTAIARCVRQELALYRAHGGLPVVIGEDDATADLGDADAAFARGREAAARTLAVGH, from the coding sequence GTGACGCTCGAGGACGTCGCGCGCGCAGCCGGTGTGTCGCAGTCGACCGCTTCGCGGGTGCTCAACGGCTCTGCACGGCGGGTCCTGCCCGAGAACGAGTCGCGCGTGCGCGCAGCAGCAGCGCGTCTCGGGTACGTGGTGGACCTCCGCGCGCAGGCCACAGCGGGTCGCCTGTCCAACGCCGCGATGGTCGTGGTGGACTCGTTGCGGGATCCCGTCGCGATGCAGATCGCGGCGGGCCTCTACGCGCAGGCGGACATCGAGGGCTACGCGGTCTCGGTGACCGCTTCCCGTCTCGACGGCGCGCGGGGTGCCGACCTGGTGAGGATGCTGCGTGGACAGCGACCGCGCGTGATCTTCGTCGTGGCGCCTCGAGGCACCGCCATCGCCCGCTGTGTCCGGCAGGAGCTTGCGCTCTACCGTGCCCACGGCGGCCTTCCCGTCGTGATCGGAGAGGACGATGCCACCGCCGACCTCGGCGATGCGGATGCCGCATTCGCCCGCGGGCGAGAAGCGGCCGCGCGGACGCTCGCCGTCGGGCACTGA
- a CDS encoding Tat pathway signal sequence domain protein, with protein MDISRRTLLQSTVAAGVAAAFASGSPSAAGAAPVVRGAFGQPVAQALTGHGPIPLSWLEGGTPAQLVAGTTWGVPWPRGALNPDQAFALVSQTGESVPVQSWPTGWWPDGSVKWTAHAVSGASGRAAGYTLQPGTPAAPASAITIDDNPGRVIVDTGVVRVEFPKQGPNLIAAIRRGDAVIAQDGRLVASRQDGPDTDGAEKVAREWFKSEVSEVKVEQAGPVRAVVRVTGSHRKGNRSWLPFDVRFYLYAGSDGVRVVHSFVFDGDENADFLTGLGFRFSVPLSAQLHDRHIRFAGEGAGVLGEAVRGITGLRRDPGAAARAAQIAGTWTPDPATWDQRVTSRLQWIPAWGDYSLSQLTAQGFEIRKRTSSGHSWIRVDSGRRARGLAYVGSPAGGLAFGMRNFWQLHPTELEISGAGTDVATATTWMWSPKADAMDLRFYHDGLGQDTYPEQLDALEITYEDYEPGFGSPYGTARTTELSFWALGATPTAADFSALADANATPPLLVSSPEHNHSAGVFGAWAPVDRSNLAKVAIEDKLAFMHQHYVEQVDQRSWYGFWDYGDVIHEYDRDRHVWRYDIGGYAWDNSELSTDMWLWYHYLRTGDATAFRFAEAMTRHTGEVDVYHLGKFRDLGTRHGIMHWGDSAKQQRISNAGYRRFYYFLTADERVGDLMRDLVDADKTFMVLDPIRKIRTDVYDPQPDALAVGTTTDWGALALAWLAEWERNGDPLAQAKLINGAKTIAALPNGWAQGGSIRYNLADGTFSGPSEQSVSVGSLGSVFGLIELMTELIELIDDPEVTEQWVTFCRLYNGTSAEQREATGVSWGSQNLRQAYSRATAYAAHRLGDVTLAQRAWREFRTGHAGYPESLAFTATRIDGPAVLNPVDEAPFSTNASAQYGLAAIQNLALVGDHI; from the coding sequence ATGGACATCAGTCGTCGAACACTGCTGCAGTCGACGGTCGCCGCCGGGGTCGCCGCCGCTTTCGCGTCGGGATCGCCCTCCGCCGCCGGCGCCGCACCCGTCGTGCGCGGCGCCTTCGGGCAGCCCGTCGCGCAGGCCCTGACCGGGCACGGCCCGATCCCCCTCAGCTGGCTGGAAGGCGGCACCCCCGCCCAGCTCGTGGCGGGCACCACGTGGGGCGTGCCCTGGCCGCGCGGCGCGCTCAACCCGGATCAGGCCTTCGCCCTGGTCTCGCAGACCGGCGAGTCCGTGCCGGTGCAGAGCTGGCCCACGGGCTGGTGGCCCGACGGGTCCGTGAAGTGGACGGCCCACGCGGTCAGCGGTGCCTCCGGCCGTGCTGCGGGCTACACACTGCAGCCGGGCACGCCTGCAGCACCGGCATCCGCCATCACGATCGACGACAACCCGGGCCGCGTGATCGTCGACACCGGGGTCGTCCGCGTCGAGTTCCCGAAGCAGGGGCCGAACCTCATCGCGGCCATCCGGCGCGGCGACGCGGTCATCGCGCAGGACGGCCGCCTGGTCGCCTCGCGGCAGGACGGCCCCGACACCGACGGCGCCGAGAAGGTCGCCCGCGAATGGTTCAAGAGCGAGGTGTCCGAGGTGAAGGTCGAGCAGGCGGGCCCGGTCCGCGCGGTGGTGCGCGTCACCGGCAGCCACCGGAAGGGAAACCGCAGCTGGCTGCCGTTCGACGTCCGCTTCTACCTGTATGCCGGGTCGGATGGCGTCCGCGTCGTGCACAGCTTCGTCTTCGACGGCGACGAGAACGCGGACTTCCTCACCGGCCTCGGCTTCCGCTTCTCGGTGCCGCTGTCGGCGCAGCTGCACGACCGGCACATCCGGTTCGCGGGCGAGGGTGCCGGCGTCCTCGGGGAAGCGGTCCGGGGCATCACCGGCCTCCGGCGCGATCCGGGCGCAGCGGCGCGCGCCGCGCAGATCGCCGGCACGTGGACGCCGGATCCGGCGACGTGGGACCAGCGGGTGACGAGCCGGCTTCAGTGGATCCCCGCGTGGGGCGACTACAGCCTCAGTCAGCTGACGGCGCAGGGCTTCGAGATCCGCAAGCGCACCTCGTCGGGGCACTCCTGGATCCGCGTCGACTCCGGGCGGCGCGCGCGCGGTCTCGCGTACGTGGGCAGCCCCGCCGGCGGCCTGGCGTTCGGCATGCGCAACTTCTGGCAGCTGCACCCCACCGAACTCGAGATCTCGGGCGCGGGCACCGATGTCGCCACCGCGACGACCTGGATGTGGTCGCCGAAGGCGGACGCGATGGACCTGCGGTTCTACCACGACGGACTGGGGCAGGACACGTACCCCGAGCAGCTCGACGCCCTCGAGATCACCTACGAGGACTACGAGCCGGGCTTCGGGTCGCCGTACGGCACGGCCCGCACCACCGAGCTGAGCTTCTGGGCCCTGGGCGCCACCCCGACGGCCGCGGACTTCAGTGCGCTCGCCGACGCCAATGCGACGCCGCCGCTGCTGGTGAGCTCTCCCGAGCACAACCACTCCGCCGGCGTGTTCGGCGCGTGGGCGCCGGTGGACCGGTCGAACCTCGCGAAGGTCGCCATCGAGGACAAGCTCGCGTTCATGCACCAGCATTACGTCGAGCAGGTCGACCAGCGCTCCTGGTACGGATTCTGGGACTATGGCGACGTCATCCACGAGTACGACCGCGACCGGCACGTCTGGCGGTACGACATCGGCGGCTACGCCTGGGACAACTCGGAGCTGAGCACCGATATGTGGCTCTGGTACCACTACCTGCGGACAGGGGATGCCACGGCCTTCCGCTTCGCCGAGGCGATGACGCGGCACACCGGCGAAGTCGACGTCTACCACCTGGGCAAGTTCCGCGACCTGGGCACCCGGCACGGAATCATGCACTGGGGCGACAGTGCGAAGCAGCAGCGCATCAGCAACGCCGGGTACCGCCGCTTCTACTACTTCCTCACTGCGGACGAGCGGGTGGGCGACCTGATGCGCGACCTCGTCGACGCCGACAAGACCTTCATGGTGCTCGACCCGATCCGCAAGATCCGCACGGACGTGTACGACCCGCAGCCCGACGCGCTCGCGGTGGGCACCACGACCGACTGGGGTGCCCTGGCGCTGGCGTGGCTCGCGGAATGGGAGCGCAACGGCGACCCGCTCGCACAGGCGAAGCTCATCAACGGCGCGAAGACGATCGCGGCCCTTCCGAACGGATGGGCACAGGGCGGCAGCATCCGGTACAACCTCGCGGACGGCACGTTCAGCGGACCGAGCGAGCAGAGCGTCTCGGTGGGCTCGCTCGGCTCGGTCTTCGGCCTGATCGAGCTCATGACCGAGCTGATCGAGCTCATCGACGACCCGGAGGTGACCGAGCAGTGGGTGACGTTCTGCCGCCTCTACAACGGCACATCCGCGGAACAGCGGGAGGCCACGGGCGTCTCGTGGGGGAGTCAGAACCTGCGCCAGGCGTACTCGCGGGCGACGGCGTACGCGGCGCACCGGCTCGGCGACGTCACCCTCGCGCAGCGCGCGTGGCGCGAGTTCCGCACCGGGCACGCCGGCTACCCCGAGAGCCTGGCGTTCACGGCGACGCGCATCGATGGACCCGCCGTGCTCAATCCGGTCGACGAGGCGCCGTTCAGCACCAACGCCAGCGCCCAGTACGGCCTGGCCGCGATCCAGAACCTCGCACTCGTCGGCGACCACATCTGA
- the tatA gene encoding twin-arginine translocase TatA/TatE family subunit, protein MLANISGMHLILLLVVILLVFGAARLPALAKGVGQSVRILKTETKDLADSSGSDASRREG, encoded by the coding sequence ATGCTCGCGAACATCAGCGGAATGCACCTGATCCTGCTGCTCGTCGTCATCCTGCTGGTCTTCGGAGCGGCGCGGCTTCCGGCGCTGGCCAAGGGCGTCGGCCAGTCGGTGCGCATCCTGAAGACCGAGACGAAGGACCTCGCCGACTCGTCGGGGAGCGATGCCTCGCGCCGGGAGGGCTGA
- a CDS encoding sugar phosphate isomerase/epimerase, producing the protein MALPETSVQLYTLAAEFTADMKGSLDKLAAIGLRNVEAFDFVRRPDEIRAALDASGLASPTGHAPLLSDELWTPDGSIPTPAPEVVFEAAAKVGLKTVIDPFVTPERWFTLEGVTDIADRLNVLVDKAAEFGLEVGYHNHAQEFVADFDGQTAYERFVSLTDERVVLELDLYWALVGGQDVPALVSRLGNRLVAVHVKDGIAPASNPFAPGAGEFGSDTLDQRQAGGGDVPLADALRAASALQYAVIEYDNNPGDDVFADIAASYAFLIEGGFAR; encoded by the coding sequence GTGGCCCTGCCAGAAACCTCGGTCCAGCTCTACACACTCGCTGCGGAGTTCACCGCAGACATGAAGGGGTCGCTCGACAAGCTCGCCGCGATCGGACTGCGCAACGTCGAGGCGTTCGACTTCGTGCGTCGCCCCGATGAGATTCGCGCCGCGCTGGACGCGTCGGGGCTCGCCTCGCCCACCGGCCACGCGCCGCTGCTGTCGGATGAGCTCTGGACTCCCGACGGATCCATCCCCACGCCCGCCCCCGAGGTGGTCTTCGAGGCGGCCGCGAAGGTCGGTCTGAAGACCGTCATCGACCCGTTCGTCACGCCGGAGCGCTGGTTCACGCTGGAGGGCGTCACCGACATCGCCGACCGCCTGAACGTGCTCGTCGACAAGGCGGCCGAGTTCGGCCTCGAGGTGGGCTACCACAACCACGCCCAGGAGTTCGTGGCGGACTTCGACGGTCAGACCGCGTACGAACGCTTCGTCTCCCTCACCGACGAGCGCGTCGTGCTCGAGCTCGACCTGTACTGGGCGCTCGTGGGCGGTCAGGATGTCCCCGCCCTCGTGTCCCGGCTCGGGAACCGCCTCGTCGCGGTGCACGTGAAGGACGGCATCGCCCCGGCGAGCAACCCGTTCGCCCCGGGAGCCGGCGAGTTCGGCTCAGACACCCTCGACCAGCGCCAGGCCGGCGGCGGAGACGTGCCCCTCGCGGACGCGCTGCGTGCGGCATCCGCCCTCCAGTACGCCGTCATCGAGTACGACAACAACCCCGGCGACGACGTCTTCGCCGACATCGCGGCGAGCTACGCCTTCCTCATCGAGGGTGGGTTCGCCCGATGA
- a CDS encoding Gfo/Idh/MocA family oxidoreductase, whose translation MSAVGVGIIGVGVISDTYLSNLSSFPDVEVLIVGDLLLDRAQAQAEKHGVPAFGSAEDVLAHPGVDLVVNLTIPAVHVEVSRAAIAAGKHVWTEKPLGLDREGAALLLREAEDAGLRVGSAPDTLLGPGFQAARRAIEDGLIGRPLFALTTFQTQGPDLWHPSPAFLFADGAGPLLDMGPYYFSALVSLLGPVDRVAAVGTKAREERQIHTGPNAGTTFVVEVPSTIQIITAFEQGAQAQSLLSFDSALERHGVVEIHGTEGTIVIPDPNQFTGRIAYVKPLGVIRDGMSFEQEWIEIAHEDVQVGRGLGALDMVRAIAEERPHVASGELGFHVLDILLSAQESAATGTTVVVESTVAPVPLLPAGFDPFVATL comes from the coding sequence ATGAGCGCGGTCGGTGTCGGCATCATCGGCGTGGGTGTCATCAGCGACACCTATCTCTCGAACCTGTCGTCCTTCCCGGACGTCGAGGTGCTCATCGTCGGCGACCTGCTGCTCGACCGCGCCCAGGCGCAGGCCGAGAAGCACGGCGTCCCCGCGTTCGGGTCCGCCGAGGACGTCCTCGCCCACCCGGGCGTCGATCTCGTCGTGAACCTCACGATCCCCGCGGTGCACGTCGAGGTGTCGCGCGCGGCCATCGCCGCCGGGAAGCACGTGTGGACCGAGAAGCCGCTGGGGCTCGACCGCGAAGGCGCCGCCCTGCTGCTGCGCGAGGCGGAGGACGCGGGCCTGCGGGTCGGCTCCGCCCCCGACACGCTGCTGGGCCCGGGCTTCCAGGCTGCACGGCGCGCGATCGAGGACGGACTCATCGGCCGTCCGCTGTTCGCGTTGACGACCTTCCAGACGCAGGGACCGGACCTCTGGCACCCGAGTCCGGCCTTCCTGTTCGCCGACGGTGCGGGACCGCTTCTCGACATGGGGCCGTACTACTTCTCGGCGCTCGTGAGCCTGCTCGGCCCCGTCGACCGTGTCGCCGCCGTCGGCACGAAGGCACGCGAAGAGCGTCAGATCCACACCGGCCCGAACGCGGGGACCACGTTCGTCGTCGAGGTGCCGTCGACGATCCAGATCATCACCGCGTTCGAGCAGGGCGCACAGGCGCAGAGCCTGCTGAGCTTCGATTCCGCGCTCGAGCGTCATGGCGTCGTCGAGATCCACGGCACCGAGGGCACCATCGTGATCCCCGACCCGAACCAGTTCACGGGTCGCATCGCGTACGTCAAGCCGCTGGGTGTGATCCGCGACGGCATGTCGTTCGAGCAGGAGTGGATCGAGATCGCGCACGAGGACGTCCAGGTCGGACGCGGTCTCGGCGCACTCGACATGGTGCGCGCGATCGCCGAGGAGCGGCCGCACGTCGCCTCCGGCGAGCTCGGATTCCACGTGCTCGACATCCTGCTCTCCGCGCAGGAGTCCGCCGCGACCGGCACGACCGTCGTCGTCGAGAGCACCGTCGCACCCGTGCCGCTGCTGCCCGCGGGCTTCGATCCCTTCGTCGCGACGCTCTGA
- a CDS encoding TetR/AcrR family transcriptional regulator — MTATPDDAPRSKGRYAKGIARRQEILDKAIEVFARRGSQKTSLRAIAEEVGVTHAALTHYFGSLEELLVAVYRESERKAGATKAASPPDSSPAMAMRVSAEENRSIPGLVQLYSTLVAMALEDNHPAAQAFATDRFTRLRHDMAEQVRGLQASGHLRADLDPTLVAALVIAASDGLQTQWLLDATVDHEAALEMLDRLLRGGSPR, encoded by the coding sequence ATGACCGCGACGCCCGACGATGCCCCTCGCAGCAAGGGTCGCTATGCGAAGGGCATCGCGCGGCGCCAGGAGATCCTCGACAAGGCGATCGAGGTGTTCGCCCGGCGCGGCTCCCAGAAGACGAGTCTGCGTGCGATCGCCGAGGAGGTCGGGGTGACGCACGCCGCGCTCACCCACTACTTCGGCTCGCTCGAAGAACTGCTCGTCGCGGTCTATCGCGAGTCCGAGCGCAAGGCCGGCGCCACGAAGGCGGCTTCGCCGCCGGACTCGAGCCCCGCCATGGCCATGCGGGTGTCGGCCGAGGAGAACCGCTCGATCCCCGGCCTCGTGCAGCTCTACTCGACGCTGGTCGCCATGGCCCTCGAAGACAACCATCCCGCCGCGCAGGCGTTCGCCACCGATCGCTTCACGCGACTCCGCCACGACATGGCGGAGCAGGTGCGCGGGTTGCAGGCATCCGGTCATCTCCGCGCTGATCTCGACCCGACGCTCGTCGCCGCTCTCGTGATCGCCGCCTCCGACGGCCTGCAGACGCAGTGGCTGCTCGACGCGACGGTCGACCACGAGGCGGCACTGGAGATGCTTGACCGCCTGCTCCGCGGCGGCTCTCCCCGCTGA
- a CDS encoding TIGR03618 family F420-dependent PPOX class oxidoreductase — protein MRSLASLTDDGASFVSDYHLATLSTIGRDGAIHVVAVGCTISDGVVRIITSDGTQKVRNVERDPRATVAQVAGPRWLSIAGHATIERDPEAVAYAVALYAERYRQPRVNPRRVVIRLTPLTVMGSAGLFA, from the coding sequence ATGCGCTCCCTTGCCTCGCTGACCGACGACGGCGCGAGCTTCGTTTCGGACTATCACCTCGCCACGCTGTCGACGATCGGCAGGGACGGGGCGATCCACGTCGTCGCGGTCGGCTGCACGATCTCGGACGGGGTCGTCCGCATCATCACGTCGGACGGAACCCAGAAGGTGCGCAACGTCGAGCGCGATCCGCGGGCCACAGTGGCGCAGGTCGCCGGACCGCGCTGGCTCAGCATCGCGGGCCACGCGACGATCGAGCGCGACCCCGAAGCGGTCGCGTACGCGGTGGCTTTGTACGCCGAGCGATACCGTCAGCCGCGCGTGAATCCGCGGCGCGTGGTGATCCGCCTGACCCCGCTCACCGTGATGGGCTCGGCGGGCTTGTTCGCATAG